In a single window of the Candidatus Stygibacter australis genome:
- a CDS encoding cation transporter: MENYMRKRYGSVDDDRSKAARTEGWLSIVLNILLFALKYWAGAASLSIALIADAWHTLSDSISSV, from the coding sequence ATGGAAAATTATATGAGAAAAAGGTATGGATCAGTAGATGATGACAGAAGTAAAGCCGCCCGGACAGAGGGCTGGCTTTCGATAGTGCTCAATATTTTACTTTTTGCATTAAAATACTGGGCGGGAGCAGCCAGTTTGTCCATAGCTTTAATAGCTGATGCCTGGCATACCTTATCTGATTCCATTTCTTCTGTAA